The DNA segment CGATCTCGGTTACTATGAGGACACGCGCGGGAGAGCGCTCGCGAGCCTCGGACGAACCGCCGAGGCGGAAGATGCGTTCCGGCGCGCGCTGGAGAAGACGCCCGAGGCGGACGTGAACGCGCGCGCGGAAACGTGCGAAGGACTTGCGCGCGTGCGCGAGGCGCGGGGCGATTCCGGCGGGGCGAGCGCTCTTCGCGCGCGCGCGGACTCGCTGCGGGCGTCCGCTCGATGACGAGCGCGGCGCGTCTCCCGGGGAACCGGATGCGGCCCGGGGTGTGGGAGAGGGGATCCGCCGTCTCGGCCGGAACCGCGGGCGCCGCGAGGGTCGTTGAAAGATGAATCAAATGGATATCAATCAAACGGCGCGACCCGACGCAATGCTCCCCGAAATCCGCGCGCGCGGGAGGAAGCGCGCCGGTCTTCTTGTCGTTCTGGTCGTCTGTCTTTTCTCCTCTCTCGAGGGGGGATTGGCTTACGCGCAAGTCATCACGAACGACGACGCGCGCTTCGAACGGAAGCTCCAAGAGGCGGATCGCAATCTCCACGGAGGAAACGCGGAGCGGGCCCTTCGTCTCTTCGAGGAGCTGCTCGCGGCGCGCCCCGAGAGCGAGAAGGCGTTCCTCGGGGTCGTCTCCGCGCGCGTTCGGCTCCACCGGCTGGATGGTCTGGAAGCGCTCGTGGAGGAGCGGCTCCGGGCGCATCCGGGCGATCGGGATCTCGCGGTTCTTCTCGGAGAGGTCCGCCTCGCGGGGGGTCGAAGGGAAGAAGCGGTCGCGACCTGGCGAAATGCGGCGCCCCTCTTCGATTCGGCGGACCAAGGAACTCGCGAGATCGCAAGGCGCATGGAGGCCGCGCGCATGTTCCGCGAGGCGATCGCCTTTCTTCTGGAGGGGCGTGAAGCTCTCGGCGATCCTTTCCTCTTCGCCGATGATCTGTGTCGGCTTCACATGTTGACGGGGGACGGCGACGCCTCCGCCGCCGAGTGGGTGCGCGCCGCGGCCGGCGGAACGAAGAAGGAAGGAGATGCGCTCCGAGCGATCCGCGAGCTCAGGGACTCGGGAGAGATCGAGGCGTATCCGCTCGATCTTCTTCGGTCCATTCTCGCCTCGCTCCCGTCCGCGCGCGGCGTGCGGGAGATCCTCGCCGATCTCGCTCTCGCCGACGGAAGATGCGCCGAGGCGTTTCGCGAGGCGCGCGCGCTCGACGAAAGCCAGCCGAAGCGAGGGCGCTTCCTCCTCTCGTTCGCGAAGGGGGCGATCGAGAAGGGCTGTCTGGACGAGGCGGCGGAGGGGGCGCGCGAGATCGTGCGCGCGAGCGACGAGGCGGGCACGCGCCTCGAGGCGAGCTTCCTCCTCGCGCGGATCGAGCGGACCGCGGGGAACCCGGAGCGCGCGGCGGAGACGTACCGGTCGATCGCGGAGGGAACGAAGAACCCGAAGGA comes from the Candidatus Eisenbacteria bacterium genome and includes:
- a CDS encoding tetratricopeptide repeat protein; amino-acid sequence: MDINQTARPDAMLPEIRARGRKRAGLLVVLVVCLFSSLEGGLAYAQVITNDDARFERKLQEADRNLHGGNAERALRLFEELLAARPESEKAFLGVVSARVRLHRLDGLEALVEERLRAHPGDRDLAVLLGEVRLAGGRREEAVATWRNAAPLFDSADQGTREIARRMEAARMFREAIAFLLEGREALGDPFLFADDLCRLHMLTGDGDASAAEWVRAAAGGTKKEGDALRAIRELRDSGEIEAYPLDLLRSILASLPSARGVREILADLALADGRCAEAFREARALDESQPKRGRFLLSFAKGAIEKGCLDEAAEGAREIVRASDEAGTRLEASFLLARIERTAGNPERAAETYRSIAEGTKNPKEKESARLELAHVLLDDLGEPEGAIPILDEMIRRGLFPEKEVEIRFTLARARLLAGEAEGAMKAYDELQRIAPDDAVRERAVYETGRAHFFAGRMDEALAEYRRVIDQYPLGRYLNDALSQSIFISENRDAGDAPLAEYAACLLLIDRKELVEARSRIVSMLETLQVAKIRDDLAWQLATIEEREGRYVEAVARYERLAEEFPGERLAESASVRTADLYASKLGSLREGIARYEKFLLDYPGSILIEEVRRKKAEAERRMGS